The nucleotide window CAATGGTGATGACGCGGTCCAGGTCTTCGGCCCGGCCCCGAGCTCCAGCTTACCGCCGTCCGACACAATCCGGTCGGGGTCGGTGGTGTTGGGGTTGGTCGGGTAGAACACCGCCGTGGACTTGTAGATATTCGGCAGCGAGATGCTGACCACGATGCTGATAATAAGCGCCAGCGCCACGGCGGCAGCTACTAAAAACTTCCACCGGTTGATAAC belongs to Hymenobacter cellulosilyticus and includes:
- a CDS encoding Wzz/FepE/Etk N-terminal domain-containing protein — its product is MSSRSYSLLGLWPVINRWKFLVAAAVALALIISIVVSISLPNIYKSTAVFYPTNPNTTDPDRIVSDGGKLELGAGPKTWTASSPLASRRPWPSSLSRNSSYTSTTK